A window from Thiomonas sp. FB-Cd encodes these proteins:
- a CDS encoding glycoside hydrolase family 94 protein yields MFNLTHLRDRIARQSVLRRSLEHEPALRSELFSAEQMDLYGAVLARRHRSTDVSRDNSLLARLSDNEAILGQASEMLALALRTGQRITPAGEWLLDNYYLIEEQIRTAQRHLPKGYSRELPGLLNGPSAKLPRVYDIALETISHGDGRVDSESLSCFVASYQRVSLLTLGELWAIPIMLRLALIENLRRVAVRVMTNWADRNLASQWADRMTKTAESDPKSVVLVVADMARSNPPMGSSFVAELTRRLQGQGPALALALTWIEQRLSESGHGVEHLVQLEAQQQAADQVSIGNSIGSLRALSAMDWREFVEAMSSVEHVLREDPAGVYAAMDFATRDHYRHVVESLARHSTLSETEVAHAAIQCAKEGKLQGPRGQVEAHVGFYLVDKGLPALRRHIVKPYKAARALQSLIDRVPLQIYLGLVLLLTALLARPLLQAMQLSAIHGWTSWLIAIPVVLVTSQLAISLVNWLVTIVVAPNRLPRMDYSSGLPEEARTLVVIPSMFSAPQDVEDLADALEVHFLANREPYLHFGLLTDFPDAQAETLELDASLLVLARQRIDALNAAYPDVDPHTDRFFLFHRPRRWNSVDKLWMGHERKRGKLAALNALLRGRCPEQFSLIVGRTAVLSDVKYVITLDADTQLPRTSARQFIGTMAHLLNRAVYDPVKRRVVAGYAILQPRVGISLPSAARSSYARLFGSDAGIDPYTRAVSDVYQDLFHEGSFIGKGIYDVDAFEKAIDGRFPENSILSHDLVEGCYARSGLISDVHLYEEYPPRYLADVSRRHRWIRGDWQLLPWLMPWTPTQDKGRERNPLTVLSRWKIFDNLRRSFVPSALLALLLFGWIAIVQVVAWTVAVLAVVLVPALLSSWLDMVHKPRDVQLKQHLRAALHAAGQHFLRALLYLAWLPHEALYTLDAVARTLWRLGISRRQLLQWNPSRDAERASPNDLIGLYRSMWIAPFLALLGALGLLWVRPYALAVALPFLLLWLLAPAIAWRMSNPPVLAAFVPTPEMLQFLHRLARKTWAFFEIHVSSRENWLPPDNIQEQPTAVTAHRTSPTNMGLALLANLAAYDLGYLTAGRLVERTGHALRTMQSMQRHRGHFYNWYDTLTLQPLPPRYVSTVDSGNLAGHLLTLRPGLLALADEPLFDWRVLQGVQDTFALLCEAARTGSSDAGPLEGLRDELTSALAATPQTMTAATACMQRLLDHAESINAAAHHAEGASEAEFWLQALVGQCRDAHSYLVQFNFASPDLAPDGADGIPTLRQLADLDVRPGAPMAQATAAAAMQHKAAVLIATIDEFVKQAGDLAVMDYDFLFDARSDLLSIGYNVEERRLDAGSYDLLASEARLTSFVAIAQERLPQESWFALGRLLTTAGGEPVLLSWSGSMFEYLMPMLVMPSYQGTLLDQTCRAAVARQIEYGKQLGLAWGVSESGYNTLDIHFNYQYRAFGVPGLGLKRGLGDEIVIAPYASALALMVAPDAACANLQRLSNQGLDGRFGLYEAVDYTPARLSRGQDSAVIRSFMAHHQGMSLLALDYVLRQRPMQRRFESDASLRATLLLLQERVPKTASEYRHASALQAPNVLLRTAGSRMRVVTDPDKSRPAVQLLSNGRYHVMVSSAGGGYSRFRDLAVTRWREDISGDSWGVFCYLRDVASGEFWSSAHQPTLKKPELSEAILSDARVEFRVREHDFDTHTEIVVSPEDDIELRRVRITNRARVARTIEITSYAEVVLAPAIADALHPAFSKLFVQSELVRALQAIICTRRPRSSTEHIPSLCHLLAVHDADIDEISYETDRARFIGRGGSVASPAAMDSTSGVHRRLSDSEGSVLDPIVAIRCRITLQPEQSALVDMVTGVGDSREACMHLIGKYRDRHLADRVFDLAWTHSQVLLRQINAGLAAAQLYEEMAASVIYASAALRADASILRANRRGQSGLWGQAISGDLPIVLLHIADPANIELVRQLVQAHAYWRLKGLAVDLVIWNEDRAGYRQRLQDLIMGLIASGVEASLIDRPGGIFVRQAQQISDEDRILVQSAARIVLMDGSGALSEQIGRRRMHTQLARFVATRSRLAKPGSANPPPESAGLPLQLRNPYGGFSADGAEYVITLAQGQMTPAPWANVLANPHFGTVVSESGGAYTWSENAHEFRLTPWHNDPVTDASGEAIYLRDEETGHYWSPMPLPRRGEGVYLTRHGFGYSVFEHSEDGIQTQLWIYVALDSAVKFSVLKVRNASPRMRRLSATGYVEWVLGDLPEKSAMHVVTMSDPLTGAIFARNGYNMEFPGRVAFFDVDDPARSVSGDRSEFLGRNGSLRAPAAMANARLSGQVGAGLDPCAAIQVVFDLDAGNEHEVIFRLGTAGDIKAASEFVQRCRGLGTAAATLKAVRTHWHELLGKIQVQTPDPAINVLVNGWLMYQTIASRFTARSGYYQSGGAIGFRDQLQDAMAMIHASPQAVRQHLLLCAAHQFPEGDVQHWWHPPMERGVRTRCSDDYLWLPLATSRYVRVTGDRSVLDESAGYLEGRRVGFDEEAYYDLPVRSELRETLYQHCVRAIEHSMPRGLHGLPLIGSGDWNDGMNRVGDQGRGESVWLGFFLHDVLLRFAPIARLRDDTAFAARCEAEAATLRASIEQHAWDGAWYRRAYFDDGTPLGSAENDECQIDAIAQSWSVLSGAASEGRRRAAMDALDKRLVRRAEGLVQLLDPPFDRSALDPGYIKGYVPGVRENGGQYTHAAVWASMAFAELGDGARAWELLRMINPVRHGQGAADIEVYKVEPYVVAADVYAVAPHVGRGGWSWYTGSAGWMYRLIVESLLGLHREGNSLRIAPVLPADWPSFKLHYRHGDTNYHITVLQTNDVDENNSCIMDGELMARSSIGLIDDGLEHQVEIRHRPGA; encoded by the coding sequence TTGTTCAACCTCACCCATTTGCGAGACCGTATTGCTCGCCAGTCCGTTCTGCGTCGAAGTCTTGAACACGAACCTGCCCTGCGTTCGGAACTGTTCAGTGCCGAGCAGATGGACCTGTATGGAGCTGTACTTGCCCGCCGGCATCGATCGACTGATGTTTCGCGGGACAATTCTCTGCTGGCGCGATTGTCGGATAACGAAGCCATTCTCGGACAGGCCAGCGAGATGCTTGCGCTGGCCTTACGTACTGGCCAACGCATCACGCCGGCCGGCGAGTGGTTGCTCGACAACTACTACCTGATCGAAGAGCAGATCCGCACTGCACAAAGGCATTTACCTAAAGGTTACAGCCGCGAGCTGCCAGGGCTGCTCAACGGGCCGTCTGCAAAGTTGCCCCGGGTCTACGACATTGCGTTGGAAACCATTTCCCACGGTGATGGCCGGGTGGACAGCGAGAGCCTGAGCTGCTTCGTGGCTTCGTACCAGAGGGTGAGCCTCCTCACGCTCGGTGAGCTTTGGGCCATTCCGATCATGCTCCGGTTGGCGCTGATCGAGAATCTGCGCCGCGTCGCGGTGCGCGTCATGACCAACTGGGCCGACCGCAATCTGGCCAGCCAGTGGGCCGACCGGATGACCAAAACCGCTGAAAGCGACCCCAAGAGCGTCGTGCTTGTGGTTGCCGACATGGCGCGGTCGAACCCACCGATGGGGAGCTCGTTTGTCGCCGAATTGACGCGGCGGCTGCAGGGTCAGGGACCGGCTTTGGCGCTGGCCTTGACCTGGATCGAACAACGGCTTTCCGAATCGGGGCATGGCGTCGAACACCTGGTGCAGTTGGAGGCGCAGCAGCAGGCGGCCGATCAAGTATCCATCGGCAACAGCATTGGAAGCCTTCGCGCGCTTTCGGCGATGGACTGGCGCGAATTCGTCGAAGCCATGAGCAGCGTCGAGCACGTCCTGCGCGAGGATCCCGCCGGTGTCTATGCCGCGATGGACTTCGCCACGCGCGATCATTACCGCCACGTGGTGGAGAGTCTGGCGAGGCACAGTACCTTGTCCGAAACCGAGGTGGCGCACGCTGCCATCCAATGCGCCAAGGAAGGCAAGCTGCAAGGGCCCCGTGGGCAGGTTGAAGCCCATGTCGGTTTTTACCTGGTGGACAAGGGCCTTCCGGCACTGAGGCGGCACATCGTCAAACCGTATAAAGCGGCAAGAGCCTTGCAATCATTGATTGACCGGGTGCCGTTGCAGATCTATCTGGGTCTGGTCTTACTGCTCACGGCGTTGCTTGCGCGCCCCTTGCTGCAGGCCATGCAGCTCAGCGCAATACACGGTTGGACATCGTGGCTGATTGCCATTCCTGTCGTGCTCGTGACCAGCCAGCTGGCGATCAGTCTGGTGAATTGGCTCGTCACCATCGTCGTGGCGCCGAACAGGCTGCCGCGCATGGACTATTCCAGCGGCCTGCCCGAAGAGGCTCGCACCCTCGTGGTCATCCCTTCGATGTTTTCAGCGCCGCAGGATGTCGAAGATCTGGCCGATGCCTTGGAAGTGCACTTTCTGGCCAATCGCGAGCCTTACCTGCACTTCGGGCTTTTGACGGATTTTCCAGACGCCCAGGCCGAGACGCTGGAGCTGGATGCGTCGCTGCTTGTGCTTGCTCGACAACGCATCGATGCGCTCAACGCAGCCTATCCCGATGTGGATCCCCACACCGATCGCTTCTTTCTCTTTCACCGCCCACGACGGTGGAATTCCGTGGACAAGCTGTGGATGGGGCACGAGCGCAAGCGCGGCAAGCTTGCCGCACTCAATGCGCTGTTACGCGGCCGATGTCCCGAGCAATTCTCCCTGATCGTTGGCCGCACCGCGGTGTTGAGCGATGTGAAGTACGTCATCACGCTGGATGCCGACACCCAGTTGCCGCGAACCTCGGCACGCCAGTTCATCGGCACCATGGCGCACCTCCTTAACCGCGCCGTTTACGACCCCGTCAAGCGGCGCGTCGTCGCCGGTTATGCCATCCTGCAGCCGCGTGTGGGCATCAGCCTGCCAAGCGCTGCACGCTCGAGCTATGCCAGGCTCTTCGGCAGCGACGCAGGAATCGATCCCTACACGCGCGCGGTCTCGGATGTTTATCAGGATCTGTTCCATGAAGGTTCATTCATCGGCAAGGGCATCTACGACGTCGATGCGTTCGAGAAGGCCATTGATGGCCGCTTCCCCGAGAACAGCATCCTCAGTCACGATCTGGTGGAGGGCTGCTACGCACGATCAGGGCTGATCAGCGATGTTCACCTCTACGAGGAATATCCACCCCGCTACCTCGCCGATGTGAGTCGGCGCCACCGCTGGATTCGTGGAGACTGGCAACTTCTGCCATGGCTGATGCCATGGACGCCTACGCAGGACAAAGGCCGGGAGCGCAATCCCCTGACTGTGCTTTCACGCTGGAAGATTTTCGACAACCTGCGCCGCAGCTTTGTCCCGTCCGCCTTGCTGGCCCTGCTCCTGTTCGGCTGGATCGCGATCGTGCAAGTGGTTGCGTGGACGGTAGCAGTGCTGGCCGTCGTGCTGGTTCCCGCATTGTTGTCCTCGTGGTTGGATATGGTTCATAAGCCGCGCGACGTGCAACTCAAGCAACACTTGCGCGCCGCCTTGCACGCAGCTGGCCAGCATTTCCTGCGGGCGCTGCTTTATCTGGCGTGGCTTCCGCACGAGGCGCTGTACACCCTGGATGCTGTGGCGCGCACGCTGTGGCGATTGGGAATCAGCAGGCGCCAATTGCTGCAGTGGAATCCATCCAGAGATGCCGAGCGCGCCAGCCCCAACGATTTGATCGGCCTGTACAGGTCGATGTGGATCGCGCCCTTTCTCGCGCTGCTCGGCGCGCTTGGGCTGCTATGGGTGCGGCCGTATGCGCTGGCCGTGGCCCTGCCGTTCCTGCTGCTGTGGCTGCTCGCGCCGGCCATCGCCTGGCGCATGAGCAACCCCCCAGTTCTGGCAGCATTTGTCCCGACCCCCGAAATGCTGCAATTTCTGCACAGGCTCGCGCGCAAGACGTGGGCTTTCTTCGAGATTCATGTCAGCTCGCGGGAAAACTGGTTGCCGCCGGACAATATTCAGGAGCAACCGACTGCGGTGACCGCACACCGGACCTCGCCCACCAATATGGGGTTGGCGCTGCTGGCCAATCTCGCGGCCTATGATCTGGGCTATCTGACGGCGGGCCGTTTGGTGGAGCGCACCGGCCACGCCCTGCGGACGATGCAAAGCATGCAGCGGCATCGCGGCCATTTTTACAACTGGTACGACACGTTGACGCTGCAGCCACTGCCGCCGCGATACGTCTCGACCGTGGACAGCGGCAACCTCGCCGGACATTTGTTGACATTGCGCCCTGGCTTGCTCGCGCTTGCAGATGAACCGCTGTTCGACTGGCGCGTGCTCCAGGGTGTGCAAGACACCTTTGCTCTATTGTGCGAAGCGGCTCGCACGGGTTCTTCGGACGCGGGGCCTCTGGAGGGTTTGCGCGACGAACTCACTTCCGCCCTTGCCGCGACGCCGCAGACGATGACGGCGGCCACGGCCTGCATGCAGCGGCTCCTCGACCACGCCGAGTCCATCAATGCAGCCGCGCACCATGCCGAAGGTGCAAGTGAGGCGGAATTCTGGCTGCAGGCGCTGGTCGGTCAATGCCGTGACGCCCATTCCTATCTCGTCCAATTCAACTTCGCGTCCCCAGATCTTGCGCCTGACGGGGCCGATGGAATTCCCACATTGCGCCAGCTGGCGGATCTCGACGTGCGACCTGGGGCTCCCATGGCCCAAGCCACCGCAGCCGCCGCCATGCAACACAAGGCCGCCGTGCTCATCGCAACCATCGACGAGTTTGTGAAACAGGCGGGCGACCTTGCGGTCATGGATTACGACTTTCTCTTCGATGCCCGAAGCGACTTGCTCTCGATCGGCTACAACGTCGAGGAGCGCCGGCTCGACGCAGGGTCCTACGATTTGCTGGCCTCGGAGGCCAGGCTGACCAGTTTCGTGGCGATCGCGCAGGAACGGTTGCCCCAGGAGAGCTGGTTCGCGCTCGGCCGGTTGTTGACCACCGCGGGCGGCGAGCCTGTACTGCTGTCGTGGTCCGGCTCGATGTTCGAGTACCTGATGCCCATGCTGGTGATGCCGTCTTATCAGGGGACACTGCTCGATCAGACGTGCCGTGCAGCGGTGGCCCGGCAGATTGAATACGGCAAGCAACTGGGTTTGGCCTGGGGCGTCTCCGAGTCTGGCTACAACACGCTGGACATTCATTTTAATTATCAGTACCGCGCGTTCGGGGTGCCCGGACTCGGCTTGAAGCGCGGGCTGGGTGATGAAATTGTGATCGCGCCGTACGCGTCTGCGCTCGCGTTGATGGTGGCGCCGGACGCCGCTTGTGCGAATCTCCAGCGCCTCTCCAACCAGGGTCTGGACGGGCGCTTCGGACTGTACGAGGCCGTTGACTACACACCTGCGCGCCTATCGCGCGGGCAGGACTCGGCGGTGATCCGCTCGTTCATGGCGCACCACCAGGGCATGAGCCTTTTGGCGTTGGATTACGTGCTCAGGCAGCGCCCGATGCAAAGGCGTTTCGAGTCCGATGCAAGCTTGCGGGCGACGCTTCTGCTCTTGCAGGAGCGGGTGCCGAAAACTGCTTCGGAGTATCGTCACGCCTCGGCACTCCAGGCGCCGAACGTGCTGTTGCGCACAGCCGGTTCCCGCATGCGTGTCGTGACCGATCCGGACAAGTCGCGACCCGCCGTGCAATTGCTCTCCAATGGACGCTACCACGTCATGGTGAGCAGCGCGGGCGGCGGCTACAGCCGCTTCCGTGACCTGGCCGTCACCCGTTGGCGCGAGGACATCAGCGGCGACAGCTGGGGGGTTTTTTGTTACCTGCGCGATGTGGCCAGCGGCGAATTCTGGTCGAGCGCGCATCAGCCAACGTTGAAAAAGCCAGAGCTTAGCGAGGCGATCCTTTCCGATGCGAGAGTCGAGTTTCGCGTACGCGAGCACGATTTCGACACGCATACCGAAATCGTGGTGTCACCCGAGGACGATATCGAGTTGCGCCGCGTTCGCATCACCAACCGTGCACGCGTGGCACGGACCATCGAAATCACCAGCTATGCGGAGGTTGTTCTGGCTCCGGCGATAGCCGATGCGCTGCATCCTGCGTTCAGCAAACTGTTTGTCCAGAGCGAGCTCGTGCGGGCGCTGCAGGCGATCATCTGCACGCGGCGCCCACGCTCCAGCACCGAGCACATACCGTCGTTGTGTCACTTGTTGGCCGTGCACGATGCCGACATTGACGAGATTTCCTACGAAACCGACCGCGCCCGCTTCATCGGACGCGGCGGCAGCGTGGCCAGTCCGGCCGCGATGGACAGCACCTCGGGGGTGCATCGCCGCCTGAGCGACAGCGAAGGGTCGGTGCTCGACCCGATCGTGGCGATTCGCTGCCGCATCACGCTCCAACCGGAGCAGTCAGCGCTGGTGGATATGGTCACCGGCGTCGGCGACAGCCGCGAGGCCTGCATGCATCTGATCGGGAAATATCGCGACCGCCATCTGGCCGACCGCGTGTTCGATCTGGCCTGGACCCACAGCCAGGTTTTGCTGCGCCAGATCAACGCAGGCCTGGCCGCCGCACAGCTCTATGAGGAAATGGCCGCATCGGTCATCTACGCCAGCGCCGCGCTGCGTGCCGACGCCAGCATTCTGCGTGCCAACCGCCGTGGTCAGTCCGGGTTGTGGGGCCAGGCAATCTCCGGCGATCTGCCGATCGTTTTGCTGCACATCGCCGATCCCGCCAATATCGAACTCGTACGCCAGCTGGTGCAGGCGCATGCGTATTGGCGGCTCAAGGGCCTGGCGGTGGATCTTGTGATCTGGAATGAGGACCGCGCCGGCTACCGGCAGCGGCTGCAGGACTTGATCATGGGGTTGATCGCATCGGGGGTCGAAGCCAGCCTGATCGATCGTCCCGGCGGCATTTTTGTGCGCCAGGCGCAGCAGATTTCCGACGAAGATCGCATTCTGGTGCAATCCGCCGCGCGCATCGTTCTCATGGACGGTAGCGGTGCCCTGTCCGAGCAGATCGGACGTCGCCGCATGCACACCCAGCTGGCACGTTTCGTGGCCACCAGAAGCCGCCTCGCCAAACCCGGCTCCGCAAACCCGCCTCCCGAATCGGCTGGCCTGCCCCTGCAGCTGCGCAACCCCTACGGGGGCTTCAGCGCGGATGGCGCCGAATACGTCATCACCCTTGCACAGGGGCAGATGACACCAGCGCCGTGGGCCAATGTCCTGGCCAATCCACATTTCGGCACGGTTGTGTCCGAAAGCGGCGGCGCCTATACGTGGAGCGAGAACGCGCACGAATTCCGGCTGACGCCCTGGCACAACGACCCGGTCACCGACGCCAGCGGAGAGGCGATCTACCTGCGCGACGAGGAGACCGGCCATTACTGGTCGCCCATGCCACTACCCAGGCGCGGCGAAGGCGTCTATCTCACCCGACACGGTTTCGGCTACAGCGTGTTCGAGCACAGCGAGGACGGCATTCAAACGCAGCTGTGGATCTATGTGGCGTTGGACTCGGCCGTCAAGTTTTCGGTCCTCAAGGTGCGCAACGCATCTCCTCGCATGCGCCGATTGTCCGCGACCGGCTACGTCGAATGGGTGCTTGGCGATCTGCCTGAAAAGTCCGCCATGCACGTGGTGACCATGTCCGATCCGTTGACTGGCGCGATTTTTGCGCGCAATGGCTACAACATGGAGTTCCCGGGAAGGGTGGCATTTTTCGATGTCGACGACCCCGCGCGCAGCGTCAGTGGCGATCGCAGCGAATTTCTAGGCCGCAACGGCAGTCTGCGGGCGCCCGCGGCAATGGCCAACGCCCGGCTTTCAGGCCAGGTTGGCGCAGGCCTGGACCCCTGCGCAGCCATCCAGGTCGTCTTCGACCTCGATGCTGGCAACGAGCACGAAGTCATCTTCCGTCTGGGCACGGCCGGCGACATCAAGGCGGCAAGCGAATTTGTGCAGCGGTGCCGCGGACTCGGCACTGCGGCTGCGACACTCAAAGCCGTGCGCACCCACTGGCACGAGCTCCTGGGCAAAATCCAGGTGCAGACGCCAGATCCGGCCATCAACGTCCTCGTCAACGGCTGGCTGATGTATCAGACCATCGCCAGCCGCTTCACGGCCCGCAGCGGCTATTACCAGTCGGGTGGCGCCATCGGTTTCCGCGATCAGCTGCAGGACGCGATGGCGATGATTCATGCCTCGCCGCAAGCCGTACGCCAGCATCTGCTGTTGTGCGCCGCGCATCAGTTCCCCGAGGGTGACGTGCAGCATTGGTGGCATCCGCCCATGGAGCGCGGCGTGCGCACGCGATGCTCCGACGACTATCTGTGGCTGCCGCTGGCCACCAGCCGATATGTACGCGTCACCGGCGATCGCAGTGTGCTCGACGAGAGCGCCGGTTACCTTGAAGGGCGGCGCGTCGGCTTTGACGAGGAGGCCTACTACGATTTGCCGGTTCGCTCGGAACTGCGTGAGACGCTTTATCAGCACTGCGTGCGCGCAATCGAACACAGCATGCCGCGAGGTTTGCACGGATTGCCGCTGATCGGCAGCGGCGACTGGAATGACGGCATGAACCGGGTTGGCGATCAGGGGCGTGGCGAGAGCGTTTGGCTGGGGTTCTTTCTCCATGACGTGCTGCTGCGCTTTGCCCCGATTGCGCGCTTGCGCGACGACACGGCCTTCGCCGCGCGTTGCGAAGCCGAGGCAGCCACGCTGCGCGCCAGTATCGAGCAGCACGCCTGGGACGGCGCGTGGTACCGGCGCGCGTATTTCGACGACGGCACCCCGCTGGGTTCTGCCGAGAACGACGAATGCCAGATCGACGCGATCGCGCAAAGCTGGTCGGTGCTGTCCGGAGCTGCCAGCGAGGGCCGCCGACGCGCAGCCATGGATGCGCTCGACAAACGGCTGGTGCGCCGCGCCGAGGGGCTGGTGCAGTTGCTGGATCCCCCATTCGACCGTTCCGCCCTCGATCCCGGCTACATCAAGGGCTATGTACCTGGCGTACGCGAGAACGGTGGGCAGTACACGCACGCGGCAGTCTGGGCATCCATGGCGTTTGCCGAACTCGGTGACGGGGCGCGCGCATGGGAACTGCTGCGCATGATCAATCCGGTCCGCCACGGGCAAGGCGCCGCTGACATCGAAGTCTACAAGGTCGAGCCCTATGTGGTGGCCGCCGATGTCTACGCCGTCGCTCCGCACGTGGGTCGCGGCGGCTGGAGTTGGTACACCGGGTCGGCCGGCTGGATGTACCGGCTGATCGTGGAGT